A single genomic interval of Prionailurus viverrinus isolate Anna chromosome A2, UM_Priviv_1.0, whole genome shotgun sequence harbors:
- the STAB1 gene encoding stabilin-1 isoform X5: protein MAGPRGLLLLCLLAFCLAGSSFTRGQKVRSRRCDVKTKFVMRIPCTMCPAIKRRMCPPGWLRELPEKISQDCRYEVQLGDSLMSMSGCSMECWKDVVEKACCPGYWGSQCYECPGGAETPCNGRGTCLDGIDGNGTCVCQENFSGSSCQECQDPSRFGPNCQSVCSCVHGVCSHGPLGDGSCLCFAGYTGARCDQELPVCQALNCPQNSQCSAEAPACSCLPGHTQQGRECRAPNPCQPSPCSPLAQCSVSPMGQAQCRCPKDYHGDGTVCLPHDPCTINHGGCPINSTVCLYLRSGKASCQCKPGLVSINHNASAGCFAYCFPHSCDRSATCQVTSDGKTSCVCKEGEVGDGRACYGHLLHEIQKASQLGVVFLRLRVTLAMLDQGCREILTTSGPFTVLVPSLSSVFSRTMNASVARQLCKQHIIAGQHILEELGTQQTRRWWTLDGQELTVTFNHFMQKYTYKYKEHPQQTFTIQKANYPAANGVFHLVTALQWQPPPELPEDLKRTIGQILASTEAFSRFETILENCGLPSILDGPGPFTVFVPSNEAVDMLRDGRLIYLFTAGLSKLQELVKYHIYSHGQLTIEKLISKGRVLTMANQVLAVNISEEGRILLGPEGVPLRRVDVLAANGVIHMLEGVLLPPTILPILPKHCNEEQYKIVAGSCVDCQALNTSMCPPNSMKLDIFPKECVYTHDPTGLNVLKKGCAHYCNQTILKPGCCKGFFGPDCIQCPGGFSNPCYGKGTCSDGVRGNGACLCFPDYKGIACHICSNPNKHGDQCQEDCGCVHGLCDNRPGSGGVCQRGTCAPGFSGHFCNESSVNCGPTERAQSCHLHARCVSQGGVTRCVCLDGFEGDGFSCTPSNPCSHPDRGGCSENAECIPGALGNHHCTCHKGWSGDGRVCVAIDECELDVRGGCHADALCSYVGPGQSRCTCKLGFAGDGYVCSPIDPCRAGNGGCHDLATCQAVGGGQRVCTCPSGYGGDGFNCYGDIFRELEANAHFSVFYQWIKSAGITLPTDSRVTALVPSESAIRRLSPEDQAFWLQPRMLPHLVRAHFLQGALSEEELARLAGQDVATLSPTTRWEIHNISGRVWVQNASVDVADLLATNGVLHVLSQVLLPPRGDALHGQGLLQQLDSVPAFHLFRELLQHHSLVPQIEAATAYTIFVPTNRSLEAQGNSSILDADTVRHHVILGEALSTESLQKGGHRNSLLGPAHWLVFYNHSGQPEVNHMPLEGPVLEAPGRSLFGLSGVLTVGSSRCLHSHAESLREKCINCTRKFRCTQGFQLENTPRKSCVYRSGYSFSRGCSYTCAKKIQVPDCCPGFFGTLCEPCPGGLGGVCSGHGQCQDRLLGSGECHCHEGFHGTACEMCELGRYGPTCAGVCNCAHGLCQEGLQGDGSCVCHAGWQGPRCDQKISGPQCPKKCDPNANCVQDLATAPACVCAAGYSGDGVHCSEVDPCARDHGGCSPHANCTKVAPGQRTCTCQDGYTGDGELCQEVNSCLIHHGGCHMHAECIPTGPQQVSCSCREGYSGDGIRTCELLDPCSQSNGGCSPYAVCKSTGDGQRTCTCDAAHTVGDGFTCRARVGLELLRDRHASFFSLHLLEYKELKGDGPFTVFVPRADLMSNLSQDELARIRAHRQLVFRYHVVGCRQLRSQELLDEGYVTTLSGHTLRIHEREGSIYVNDFARVVSSDHEAVNGVLHFIDRVLLPPDVLYWKPDVAPILRRNVTAAAESFGYKIFSGLVKVAGLLPLLQDAAHRPLTMLWPTDSALQALPPDRQAWLYHEDHRDKLAAILRGHVIRNIEALASDLPNLGPLRTMHGTPISFSCSRVRPGELTVGEEDARIMQRHLPFEGGLAYGIDQLLEPPGLGARCDRFETRPLRLKICSICGLEPPCPEGSREQGSPETCWRYYSKFWTSPPLHSLALRSIWARSSLWGQPQGLGRGCHRNCVTTTWKPSCCPGHYGSECRACPGGASSPCGGHGVCMDGMSGSGQCQCHSRFTGTACELCASGAFGPQCQACRCTSHGRCDEGLGGSGSCFCDEGWTGPSCEVQLKLQPVCAPPCAPEAVCRAGNSCECGLGYEGDGRSCTGEWWAGVRW from the exons AGCTGCCAGTCTGCCAGGCCCTGAATTGTCCCCAGAACTCCCAGTGCTCTGCAGAGGCCCCTGCCTGCAGCTGCCTCCCAGGCCACACCCAGCAGGGCAGAGAATGTAGAG CCCCTAATCCCTGCCAGCCATCGCCCTGTTCCCCACTGGCCCAGTGCTCGGTGAGCCCCATGGGGCAGGCACAGTGTCGCTGCCCCAAGGACTACCACGGTGACGGGACGGTGTGTCTGCCCCATGACCCGTGCACCATCAACCATGGTGGCTGCCCCATCAACTCCACCGTGTGTCTGTACCTGAGATCAGGCAAG GCCTCCTGCCAGTGTAAGCCAGGCTTGGTCAGCATCAATCACAATGCCTCTGCGGGCTGCTTTGCCTACTGTTTCCCTCATTCCTGCGACCGGTCAGCCACCTGTCAGGTGACCTCCGATGGGAAGACCAG CTGTGTGTGCAAGGAAGGCGAGGTAGGGGATGGGCGTGCCTGCTATGGACACCTGCTCCATGAGATACAGAAGGCCAGCCAACTGGGTGTGGTATTCCTGCGGCTGAGAGTCACCCTGGCCATGTTGG ACCAGGGCTGCCGTGAGATACTCACCACATCGGGCCCATTTACCGTGCTGGTACCGTCCCTCTCGTCTGTCTTCTCCAGGACCATGAAC GCGTCCGTTGCCCGGCAGCTCTGCAAACAGCACATCATAGCGGGACAGCACATCCTGGAGGAATTGGGGACCCAGCAGACACGCAGGTGGTGGACACTGGATGGGCAGGAGCTCACCGTCACTTTCAACCACTTCATG CAGAAGTACACATACAAGTACAAAGAGCACCCCCAGCAAACATTCACCATCCAAAAGGCCAACTACCCGGCAGCCAATGGTGTCTTCCACTTGGTCACTGCTCTACAGTGGCAGCCCCCACCAGAGCTCCCTGAGGACCTCAAG AGAACCATCGGCCAGATCCTTGCCTCTACTGAGGCCTTCAGCCGGTTTGAAACCATCCTGGAG AACTGTGGGCTACCCTCCATCCTGGATGGGCCTGGGCCATTCACAGTGTTTGTCCCAAGCAACGAGGCTGTGGACATGTTGCGTGATGGCCGTCTGATCTACCTCTTCACAGCA GGTCTGTCCAAACTACAGGAGCTGGTGAAGTACCACATCTACAGCCATGGGCAG CTGACCATTGAGAAGCTCATCTCCAAGGGTCGGGTCCTCACCATGGCAAACCAGGTCCTGGCTGTGAATATCTCTGAGGAG GGGCGCATCCTGCTGGGACCCGAGGGGGTGCCACTACGGAGAGTGGACGTGCTGGCTGCCAATGGCGTGATCCACATGCTGGAGGGTGTCCTGCTGCCCCCGACCATCCTGCCCATCCTGCCTAAGCACTGCAACGAGGAGCAGTACAAGATCGTGGCG GGCTCCTGTGTGGACTGCCAAGCCCTGAACACCAGCATGTGCCCCCCCAACAGCATGAAGCTG GACATCTTCCCCAAGGAGTGTGTCTACACCCATGACCCTACTGGGCTCAACGTCCTGAAGAAAGGCTGCGCTCACTACTGCAACCAGACTATCCTG AAACCTGGCTGCTGCAAAGGGTTTTTTGGGCCTGACTGTATACAGTGTCCTGGGGGCTTCTCCAACCCCTGCTATGGCAAAGGCACC TGCAGCGACGGGGTCCGGGGCAACGGGGCCTGCCTCTGCTTCCCAGACTACAAAGGCATCGCCTGCCACATCTGCTCTAACCCAAACAAGCATGGAGACCAGTGCCAGGAAG ACTGTGGCTGCGTCCACGGTCTCTGTGACAACCGTCCAGGCAGTGGGGGTGTGTGCCAGCGTGGCACGTGTGCCCCAGGCTTCAGCGGCCACTTCTGCAATGAGTCCTCTGTGAACTGTGGGCCCACGGAACGGGCCCAGAGCTGCCACCTGCACGCCCGCTGTGTTAGCCAGGGAGGCGTTACCAG GTGTGTCTGTCTTGATGGCTTCGAGGGTGATGGCTTCTCCTGTACACCCAGCAACCCCTGCTCCCACCCAGACCGTGGTGGCTGCTCAGAAAAT GCTGAGTGTatccctggggccctgggcaaCCACCACTGCACGTGCCACAAAGGCTGGAGCGGGGACGGCCGTGTCTGTGTGGCCATCGACGAGTGTGAGCTGGATGTGAGAGGTGGTTGTCACGCCGACGCCCTCTGCAGCTACGTGGGACCTGGGCAG AGCCGGTGCACCTGCAAGCTGGGATTCGCAGGGGATGGCTATGTGTGCAGTCCTATTGACCCCTGCCGGGCAGGCAACGGTGGCTGCCATGACCTG GCCACCTGCCAAGCAGTGGGGGGAGGTCAGCGGGTCTGCACATGCCCCTCTGGCTATGGGGGTGATGGCTTCAACTGCTACGGAGACATCTTCCGG gagCTGGAGGCAAATGCCCACTTCTCTGTCTTCTACCAGTGGATCAAG AGTGCTGGCATCACTCTTCCTACCGACAGCCGAGTCACAGCCCTGGTGCCCTCTGAGTCTGCCATCCGTAGGCTGAGCCCCGAGGACCAGGCCTTCTGGCTGCAGCCAAGGATGCTACCGCACCTGGTCAG GGCCCATTTTCTCCAGGGTGCCCTCTCTGAGGAGGAGCTGGCCCGGCTGGCTGGGCAGGATGTGGCCACCCTGAGCCCCACCACACGCTGGGAGATTCACAACATCAGTGGG agggTCTGGGTGCAGAATGCCAGCGTGGATGTGGCTGACCTCCTTGCCACCAATGGTGTCCTACATGTCCTCAGCCAG GTCTTACTGCCTCCGAGAGGGGATGCACTGCACGGGCAGGGGTTGCTGCAGCAGCTAGACTCGGTGCCTGCCTTCCACCTCTTCCGGGAGCTGCTGCAG CACCACAGCCTGGTGCCCCAGATCGAGGCAGCCACGGCCTACACCATCTTCGTGCCCACAAACCGTTCTCTGGAGGCCCAGGGAAACAGCAGCATCCTG GATGCAGACACAGTGCGACATCACGTGATCCTGGGGGAAGCCCTCTCCACAGAATCCCTGCAGAAAGGGGGACACCGCAACTCTCTCCTGGGCCCTGCCCACTGGCTCGTCTTCTACAACCATAGCGGCCAG CCTGAGGTGAACCACATGCCGCTGGAAGGCCCTGTGCTGGAGGCCCCTGGCCGCTCGTTGTTTGGCCTGTCGGGGGTCCTGACTGTGGGCTCAAGCCGCTGCCTGCATAGCCATGCCGAGTCCCTGCGG gagAAATGCATAAACTGCACCCGGAAATTCCGCTGCACTCAGGGCTTCCAGCTGGAG AACACTCCCAGGAAGAGCTGTGTCTACCGATCTGGCTACTCATTCTCCCGGGGCTGTTCTTACACTTGTGCCAAGAAGATCCAG gtGCCTGACTGCTGCCCTGGCTTCTTCGGCACGCTGTGTGAGCCGTGCCCCGGGGGACTGGGTGGTGTGTGCTCGGGCCACGGGCAGTGCCAGGACCGGCTCCTGGGCAGCGGAGAGTGCCACTGCCACGAGGGCTTCCATGGAACAGCCTGTGAGATGTGCGAGCTGGGCCGCTATGGGCCCACCTGTGCCGGAG TCTGCAACTGTGCCCATGGGCTGTGCCAGGAGGGGCTCCAAGGGGATGGAAGCTGTGTCTGTCATGCGGGCTGGCAGGGCCCCCGCTGTGACCAGA AGATCAGTGGCCCTCAATGCCCAAAGAAGTGCGATCCCAATGCCAA CTGCGTACAGGACTTGGCTACAGCCCCGGCCTGTGTCTGTGCTGCGGGCTACTCAGGCGACGGCGTCCACTGTTCAG AGGTGGACCCTTGTGCCCGTGACCACGGGGGCTGTTCCCCTCACGCCAACTGTACCAAGGTGGCGCCTGGGCAGCGGACGTGCACCTGCCAGGATGGCTACACAGGAGATGGGGAGCTGTGCCAGG AAGTTAACAGCTGTCTCATCCACCACGGGGGCTGCCACATGCATGCTGAATGTATCCCTACAGGCCCCCAGCAG GTCTCTTGCAGCTGCCGTGAGGGTTACAGTGGGGATGGCATCCGGACCTGTGAACTCCTGGACCCTTGCTCCCAG AGTAACGGAGGCTGCAGCCCCTATGCTGTGTGTAAAAGCACAGGGGATGGCCAGAGGACGTGTACCTGTGACGCAGCCCATACCGTGGGTGATGGCTTCACCTGCCGTGCCCGAGTTGGCCTG GAGCTCCTTCGGGACAGGCATGCCTCATTCTTCAGCCTCCACCTCCTG GAATACAAGGAGCTCAAGGGCGATGGGCCTTTCACAGTCTTTGTGCCTCGCGCAGATCTAATGAGCAACCTGTCGCAG GATGAGCTGGCCCGGATTCGCGCCCACCGCCAGCTTGTGTTCCGCTACCACGTGGTCGGCTGCCGGCAGCTGAGGAGCCAGGAGCTGCTGGACGAGGGCTACGTCACCACGCTCTCAGGGCACACGCTGCGCATCCACGAGAGGGAG ggcagcATCTATGTCAATGACTTCGCCCGTGTGGTGAGCAGTGACCACGAGGCTGTGAATGGCGTGCTGCACTTCATCGACCGAGTCCTGCTGCCGCCGGACGTGTTATACTGGAAGCCTGACGTTGCCCCTATCCTGAGG AGAAACGTCACCGCCGCTGCTGAGAGCTTTGGTTACAAGATCTTCAGCGGCCTCGTGAAG GTGGCTGGCCTCCTGCCTCTGCTTCAGGATGCAGCCCACAGGCCCCTCACAATGCTGTGGCCCACAGACTCTGCCCTGCAAGCCCTGCCACCTGATCGCCAGGCCTGGCTGTACCATGAAGACCACCGTGACAAGCTGGCAGCCATTCTGCGGGGCCATGTGATTCGCAACATTGAG GCCTTGGCATCTGACCTGCCCAACCTGGGCCCACTCCGCACCATGCATGGGACCCCCATCTCCTTCTCCTGCAGCCGTGTCCGGCCG GGTGAGCTCACCGTGGGTGAGGAGGATGCCCGCATCATGCAGCGGCACCTTCCCTTTGAGGGTGGCCTGGCCTATGGCATCGACCAGCTGCTGGAGCCACCTGGCCTTGGTGCCCGCTGTGACCGCTTTGAGACTCGACCTCTGCGGCTG AAGATCTGTAGCATTTGCGGGCTAGAACCGCCTTGTCCTGAGGGCTCACGGGAGCAG GGCAGTCCTGAGACCTGCTGGCGGTACTACTCAAAGTTCTGGACGTCCCCTCCACTGCACTCCTTGGCACTGCGCAGCATTTGGGCCCGGTCTAGCCTCTGGGGTCAGCCCCAAGGCCTGGGCAGGGGCTGCCACCGCAACTGTGTCACCACCACCTGGAAGCCCAGCTGCTGCCCTGGTCACTATGGCAGCGAGTGCCGAG CTTGCCCTGGTGGCGCCAGCAGCCCCTGTGGTGGCCACGGCGTGTGCATGGACGGCATGAGTGGCAGCGGGCAGTGCCAGTGCCATTCGAGGTTTACAGGGACAGCGTGTGAACTCTGTGCCTCGGGTGCCTTTGGGCCCCAGTGCCAAG CCTGCCGCTGCACCTCCCATGGCCGCTGTGACGAGGGCCTTGGGGGCTCTGGCTCCTGCTTCTGTGATGAGGGCTGGACCGGGCCAAGCTGTGAGGTGCAGCTGA AGCTGCAGCCTGTGTGTGCCCCGCCCTGTGCGCCCGAGGCCGTGTGCCGCGCGGGCAACAGCTGTGAGTGCGGCCTGGGCTATGAAGGGGATGGCCGCTCGTGCACAGGTGAGTGGtgggcaggtgtgaggtggtga